The Haloterrigena turkmenica DSM 5511 genome includes the window TATGCGATCTGCGAGCGCCGCCGATTCCGATTTTCTAGTGCCCCTGTTCGTCCAGCACCGTCGCTCCGCTCGACGGGTGACCTCCCGGATCGGGACGTCGGTTTCGCGTGCGACCGCCAGCACGTCGTCGTACTCCGCGCTGACGTCGTAGACCTCGCCGTCCGCGTCGCTCGCGACCTTCACCGTAACCTCGTCCCGTTCGCCGTCGACCTCGAGGGCCACCGTCTCGAACGCCCGATCCGCGATTCATCGGTGGGTCGCTCCGGCGTCCCGAACGCCCAGCGTCCCGGTCTCCTCGGTCAGCGCTCGAGCCACGCGCTGGCGATCTACGGGCTTGCAGAAGCCGAAATCGAGGTCGTAGCCGCCACGCCCGACGAACCGCGCCCGCCGTTGGGAGCGGACGTCGCACTCCACGTCGACCGCAGTGGACTGGTCTCTCAGCGAGAATGGCGTCGACGAACCGATGACGATCCGATCACGGAATCGGCCGCTGAAACGCGTGCGTTCGCAGTATCCTCGAGCGGGCGACGCTGACCGCGGTCGGTCGGCCGTGCAGAGAACCAATGTCGCCGGCGCGCTATTCGACGGTGACGCTCTTCGCGAGGTTCCGCGGCTTGTCGATCGACCGACCGAGCCGATTGGCGACCCAGTAGGAGAGCAGTTGCAACTGGACGTTCGCCAGAATCGGTGTGAGGTGTCGGTGCGTCTCCGGTACCGGCAAGATGTGGTCGGCGTGATGTTCGATGAGTTCCGGGACGTCCGTGATCGCGATAACCGGCGCGCCGCGAGATTCGACCTCCTTCACGTTTCCGAGCATCTTCTCGGGGCTCGACTCGGCGGTGAGCAGGGAGATAACCGGTGTCCGCTCGGTGACGAGCGCGAGCGGCCCGTGTTTCAACTCGCCGGCGGCGAAGCCTTCCGCGTGTTTGTACGTGATCTCCTTCATTTTGAGCGCGCCCTCGAGCGCCACCGGCGCGTTGTAGCCGCGGCCGATGAAAAAGTACGCGTCCGCGTCGACGTACTCGTCGGCGATCGCTCTCGTCTGTGAGCTATCGAGAATAGACTGGACCTGATCCGGAAGGGCGCGTAGCGCGTCGATGAACTCCCCGGAGGACTCTCCCGTGAGCGCGCTCGAGAGCATCGCCAGCGCGACCTGTTGTGAGGCGAACGTCTTGGTGGCGGCGACGCCGATCTCCGGACCGGCGCGGATATACATCGCGTGGTCCGTCTCCCGAGCGGCCGAACTTCCGACCACGTTCGTCACCGAGAGCGTCTCCGCACCGACGCGGTTCGCGCCGCGGATCGCACCGAGGGTGTCGGCGGTCTCCCCGCTCTGCGTGACGCCGACGACCAGCGTCCCTTCCTCGATCGGAATCGACTCGACGTCGTACTCGCTCGCCAAAAAGGCCGTCGCCGGAACGCCCCGTTCCCGAAACAGCCGGGCACCGTAGAGCGACGCGTGGTACGACGTCCCGCAAGCGACGAAGTGGACGCGATCCGGACGCGCCACCTCCGAGAGTTCGTCGATCGAGACGGTCCCGTCCAGTTCCTGCGGTCGGCCGTGGAGACACTCGCGCAGCGAGCGGGGCTGTTCGTTAATCTCCTTGAGCATGAAGTGATCGTAACCGCTCTTTCCCGCGTCTTCCGCGTTCCAGGAGACCGTTTCGACCGGCATGTCGACGCTCGTCCCTCGTTCGTCGGTGATCTCGACGCCCGACGGACGGATCGACGCGAACTGGCCGTCTTCGAGATAGATTACGTCGTCGGTGTACTCGAGAAACGCCGGAACGTCGCTGGCGAGGTAGTAGTCGTCGCGATCGACGCCGAGAACGAGCGGTGATTGATACCGCGTCGCGTAGATGGCGTCGT containing:
- the glmS gene encoding glutamine--fructose-6-phosphate transaminase (isomerizing); its protein translation is MCGIIGHTGMGTNGDVSEVLLNALSSLEYRGYDSAGIAIANDPLTVYKREGELSELETALQTEELEGRTGIGHTRWSTHGPPSDANAHPHTDCDQRVAVVHNGIIENYHEIREALEANGHEFDSETDTEVIPHLIEAALDQNDSPETAFRRAIDRLDGSYAVAAVFAGHDAIYATRYQSPLVLGVDRDDYYLASDVPAFLEYTDDVIYLEDGQFASIRPSGVEITDERGTSVDMPVETVSWNAEDAGKSGYDHFMLKEINEQPRSLRECLHGRPQELDGTVSIDELSEVARPDRVHFVACGTSYHASLYGARLFRERGVPATAFLASEYDVESIPIEEGTLVVGVTQSGETADTLGAIRGANRVGAETLSVTNVVGSSAARETDHAMYIRAGPEIGVAATKTFASQQVALAMLSSALTGESSGEFIDALRALPDQVQSILDSSQTRAIADEYVDADAYFFIGRGYNAPVALEGALKMKEITYKHAEGFAAGELKHGPLALVTERTPVISLLTAESSPEKMLGNVKEVESRGAPVIAITDVPELIEHHADHILPVPETHRHLTPILANVQLQLLSYWVANRLGRSIDKPRNLAKSVTVE